The Lacrimispora xylanolytica genome has a segment encoding these proteins:
- a CDS encoding threonine/serine exporter family protein — MQAGHILLENGAEIFRVEETMDRICRHFGIESGNSFVLSNGIFTTSGNEREEIFAKVQHIPVSGTHLDRVAAVNQLSREIEAGQVSISEVRQRLDEIRVMPGKSKVMQILASGVGSACFCYLFGGNVRDSVCAFGTGILLYFYVLFISAPRLSKIVGNIGGGALVTFICTMLYLLGIGEHLNFMIIGSIMPLIPGVPFTNAIRDIADGDYISGSVRMMDALLVFFSIAMGVGLVFGVFHRLTGGALL; from the coding sequence ATGCAGGCTGGACACATTCTTTTGGAAAATGGAGCAGAAATCTTTCGGGTCGAGGAAACCATGGACAGAATCTGCCGCCATTTTGGGATTGAATCCGGGAACTCTTTTGTTTTAAGCAACGGAATTTTCACCACTTCGGGCAATGAGCGGGAGGAAATATTTGCAAAGGTACAGCATATCCCCGTGAGCGGAACACATTTGGACCGGGTAGCTGCCGTCAATCAATTGTCCAGAGAGATTGAGGCTGGTCAGGTTAGCATCTCAGAGGTAAGACAGCGCTTAGACGAAATCAGGGTCATGCCGGGGAAATCAAAGGTCATGCAGATACTTGCTTCCGGAGTAGGAAGCGCCTGCTTCTGTTATCTCTTTGGCGGCAATGTAAGAGACAGTGTGTGCGCCTTTGGGACAGGGATTCTTTTGTACTTTTACGTTTTATTTATCAGTGCTCCAAGACTTTCAAAAATTGTAGGAAATATTGGTGGTGGTGCCCTGGTCACGTTTATTTGTACCATGCTGTATCTCCTTGGCATCGGCGAACACCTTAATTTTATGATCATTGGCTCCATCATGCCTCTGATTCCGGGAGTGCCATTTACCAACGCCATTCGTGATATCGCTGACGGAGATTATATCTCCGGCTCTGTGCGGATGATGGATGCCCTTTTGGTGTTCTTTAGCATTGCCATGGGAGTTGGTCTTGTATTTGGAGTGTTTCACCGTTTGACAGGAGGTGCGCTCTTATGA
- a CDS encoding MBL fold metallo-hydrolase, giving the protein MKITYIHHSSFLVELETMTLLFDYTEGVIPEIKKDKPLFVFASHRHGDHYSPKILERFDDFKAIRYILSDDISIKQMLEQTGKQTGEQTGNHITFMKPGAKRKFGIIQGSISDLELEDGIADIEIQTFSSTDEGVAFIIKTEGKVLYHAGDLNNWRWEGEPEDWNLAMAKQYSEEVDKMKGMEIDVAFLPLDPRQENAFHLGFDEFMKKVQVNLVFPMHCWGDFSVIKKIKSMEVSKPYKDRIMNIQEDGQSFIIK; this is encoded by the coding sequence ATGAAGATCACATATATCCATCACAGCTCGTTTCTTGTGGAGCTTGAGACTATGACTCTGTTGTTTGATTATACGGAAGGTGTCATACCTGAAATCAAAAAGGATAAGCCCCTTTTTGTGTTTGCAAGCCATAGACATGGAGATCATTATTCCCCTAAGATACTGGAGCGCTTTGATGATTTCAAAGCGATCAGATATATTTTATCCGATGACATTTCAATCAAACAAATGCTGGAACAAACCGGAAAACAAACTGGCGAACAAACCGGAAATCATATCACGTTTATGAAACCAGGTGCCAAAAGAAAATTTGGAATTATACAGGGAAGCATCTCCGATCTGGAATTGGAAGATGGCATTGCAGATATAGAAATTCAAACATTTAGTTCTACGGATGAAGGAGTCGCTTTCATCATAAAAACAGAAGGAAAGGTCCTTTACCATGCCGGGGACCTAAATAACTGGCGCTGGGAAGGAGAACCGGAAGACTGGAACCTTGCTATGGCAAAACAGTACTCTGAAGAAGTGGACAAGATGAAAGGTATGGAGATTGATGTTGCATTTTTGCCTCTTGATCCCAGACAAGAAAATGCTTTCCACCTTGGATTTGACGAGTTTATGAAAAAGGTTCAGGTAAATCTGGTATTCCCCATGCATTGCTGGGGAGATTTTTCTGTAATTAAAAAAATAAAAAGTATGGAAGTATCAAAACCTTATAAGGACCGAATCATGAACATTCAGGAAGACGGCCAAAGCTTTATTATTAAGTAG
- a CDS encoding threonine/serine exporter family protein → MSLLFETLAAIIGTISFSLLFGVPRKFYPYCGFIGGAGWIVYAALLKFVSTPMSAMIATIVVILFSRMFAVRERCPVTIFLISGIFPLVPGAGVYWTAYYIVMDELNLAARTGFLALKVAVAIVLGIVFVFELPQGIFKFAAKKPIKTEERKERENKDDLD, encoded by the coding sequence ATGAGTCTGTTGTTTGAGACCTTGGCTGCCATTATTGGCACAATTTCATTTTCCCTGCTGTTTGGAGTTCCAAGGAAGTTTTATCCGTACTGCGGATTTATCGGTGGGGCTGGCTGGATTGTTTACGCGGCACTGCTTAAATTTGTGTCGACTCCTATGTCAGCCATGATTGCTACCATTGTTGTGATACTTTTTTCCAGAATGTTTGCGGTGAGAGAGCGATGCCCTGTTACCATATTTTTAATATCCGGCATTTTCCCTCTGGTTCCAGGGGCAGGGGTGTATTGGACGGCTTACTATATTGTAATGGATGAGCTTAATTTAGCGGCTCGTACTGGATTTTTAGCGCTTAAGGTGGCAGTTGCCATTGTACTTGGAATCGTATTTGTTTTCGAACTTCCTCAGGGTATTTTTAAGTTTGCGGCTAAAAAGCCGATAAAGACAGAGGAGAGAAAAGAAAGGGAGAATAAAGATGATTTGGATTAG